The genomic DNA TCTCTGATACATTTTGAACCTTATAATTTCATCCATCCCCTTCATTGTCTCCCGGTTCTATTCCAGCTTGTCAGACAGACTTCACCAGAGGAACACTTATTGcaaacaaagacatggggTTCTTGTCTTTTTTGACAACAAGACTAATAGAGAAGATTATCCATTACTCTCCTCTCTACATTTCTTTAAAGACAAAACCAGACAAATGGGCTTTTTTAACAcaactaaaaaagaaaaagaaagagcacAGAAtctaccccaaaaaaaaagagaaaaaaacacAGACAAAATGAGACCTAATGAGACCAAATGAGTCCAACCCCaaccccccacccccccacAACTCCTCTCCATTATAAAGCtcctccacctcctcctccgtAATTTGCCCCCTTTGCTCCCTTTGCTCCATTAAAAAtgctcttcctcctcttcctcctccgtAATTCGCCCCCTTTGCTCAGTTAAAATGGTCCTCCTCCAGGtcctcctctccctccccctcctcctcctcctccggcAGAGGACTCCATCTTCTACTCCTACACCAAAAGCATCAATGGCTATGCAGCACGCCTTGAAGAAGACGAAGTGAAGGAGATTGAGAGTAAGGTTGTATTTGTCTGGacttaaaaatttcaatatttattagAACAAATACTTAATAAGTTAAGTAAAAATCACTTGATGTCGCAAATgctgaaaatttgaaattctcATGAGACTGTTCGGCTCGGCTCGAGTTCGATAAGATTGAGTCGAACTTGAACTTTCACCGAACCGAACTCGAATAGTTTGCGTGCCATCTTAACTTTCCGTTATACTTTTCACCTTCtttctacattttttttttccgtttaaTCTCATCCTTAACGTCATACAATTTCGTTCATTTCAGTCCGAACAATCCTTCAACCAGCTCTCAGAAAGAGAAGGCGGCAGGGCATAGACAGTACACAATAGTAGTAATAGATGGCACCCGGGAATGATGATTTCTATGTCGCAGGACCCTTTCATATCCGTTCTCTTCGCTGGTATGTTACTGTTATATGACAAATATACTGCAGCATGCGTATCCAGATAAGTTCATTTGCGCATTAGCAACGGTTTATAACAATTAATGTTTCTAACGTCGTAAATATTAATTGCCATGCATGCCAAGCATTTCTACGTACTTATTATAACTCGATCTAGTAATGATCCATGCTTGTATATATGACAGGTGTGATCCATATCAAAGAAGAGCGGTCATGGCAAGTTTAGTGAAAGGAGTAAGTGTCATGGAAAAAGATCGGGTAAAGGGCCGACGCGACCATCTTGCATTAGCCCCACTTTGGTGGAAGTCCTTCAGTTTCGAGCTAGAGAGCGAGATCAAAGATGATGCCGGTTCCATGATAATTGGTGCCATCTACAAATTCAAATCAACAGATTGCGGTGGGACTGTTAATAGCTTGCAGGTTCAGAATTGTCCTCCCAGCTATGTCGTTGCCTTTAGGGGCACAATCCCGATTCCGACGAGTAATACAGTCACTGCCTTGGTGCAGTCCACAAATACCACAATGAGAGACTTCAAGGATGATTTCATGTGCCTTTTCCACCACCTCCACAACAGCTCCCGCTTTAAGGTCGCGAAGGAGAAGGTCTGGGAAATCATTAATACTTTTGGACCATCAAGAATCTGTTTGGCTGGGCATTCTTTAGGTTCAGCGTGCGCAATGCTCATTGGGAAGGAGATGGCAAGGTCAGATTTCATCCTTGAGACATACCTATTCAACTCACCATTCATATCCATACCGATTGAGTACTGCATCAGCCCTGATTTCAGCCGTGCATTCGACACTGTTAACAGCATCACAAAGGTCGGAGTTGCCTATTTAGTCAAGTTTTTCCGTGGCCGACCAGTGCGCGACAGTAGTTTCATGGCCCTGTCCAAGTGGTTCCCACACATTCTTGTGAGCCCATCCGACCCTATCTGTTCCGGCTACATCAGGTACTTTGAGCGGCGAAAGTTTATGAAATCTAATGGACTCGGGAAGTTGGAGAACATCGCGACTCAGAATTCCTACAAATCTCTGGTCTCTGGTGCACTGGAACTGGGGTGGGATTTTGAACCGGAGGATATCCTCCCTTCTGCACATCTAATCGTTAATACGGATAAAAAAGCTGGTCCTATCGATGCTCATAAACTTAAGCACTGGTGGCATCCCTGGACCCGGTGCCAATCGTCGAGTCATTCACTAAGCTAATGTTGTGTTTGTTGGGGgttattagtatatataaactatatGAAATGGCCAGCGTTGCAAGTCCTAGCTGGTATCGTATATTTCAAGTTA from Punica granatum isolate Tunisia-2019 chromosome 2, ASM765513v2, whole genome shotgun sequence includes the following:
- the LOC116197254 gene encoding GDSL esterase/lipase At4g10955-like; its protein translation is MAPGNDDFYVAGPFHIRSLRWCDPYQRRAVMASLVKGVSVMEKDRVKGRRDHLALAPLWWKSFSFELESEIKDDAGSMIIGAIYKFKSTDCGGTVNSLQVQNCPPSYVVAFRGTIPIPTSNTVTALVQSTNTTMRDFKDDFMCLFHHLHNSSRFKVAKEKVWEIINTFGPSRICLAGHSLGSACAMLIGKEMARSDFILETYLFNSPFISIPIEYCISPDFSRAFDTVNSITKVGVAYLVKFFRGRPVRDSSFMALSKWFPHILVSPSDPICSGYIRYFERRKFMKSNGLGKLENIATQNSYKSLVSGALELGWDFEPEDILPSAHLIVNTDKKAGPIDAHKLKHWWHPWTRCQSSSHSLS